One part of the Microbulbifer sp. THAF38 genome encodes these proteins:
- the der gene encoding ribosome biogenesis GTPase Der — protein sequence MLPVIALVGRPNVGKSTLFNRLTKSRDALVANYAGLTRDRKYGEAEIDGRKVLLVDTGGITGGEEGMDAAMAQQSMQAIEEADIVLFLVDSRDGLTPADEMIADQLRTRSKSTFLVANKVDGVNPDIALAPFYELGIGELFPTTATHGRGVRSLMQRVVEDLPEPAAEEEPEEATGIKIAIVGRPNVGKSTLVNRLLGEDRVVVYDQPGTTRDSVYINYERDEKPYTLIDTAGIRRRKNIKESVEKFSIVKTLQAVEDANVVVLVIDAREGLVDQDMHLMGSVIQAGRALVVALNKWDGLEAEHRDYVKAELERRLRFVEFADVHFISALHGTGVGHLYESIEAAYQSATDKLSTNHLTRILQWAVSEHQPPLVHGHRIKLRYAHAGGQNPPVIVIHGNQTEQVPGHYVRYLEKTFRKALELHGTPVKIEFRTGDNPYAGKKNKLSDRQKAKKRRLMKFVKKKK from the coding sequence ATGCTGCCAGTTATCGCCCTGGTCGGGCGCCCCAACGTGGGCAAATCCACACTGTTTAATCGTCTTACCAAGAGCCGCGACGCCTTGGTGGCCAACTACGCCGGTTTGACTCGCGACCGCAAGTACGGCGAGGCCGAAATCGACGGACGCAAGGTGCTCCTTGTCGACACCGGCGGTATTACCGGCGGGGAAGAGGGCATGGATGCGGCTATGGCGCAGCAGTCCATGCAGGCTATCGAAGAGGCGGATATCGTGCTGTTCCTGGTGGACAGCCGCGATGGTCTGACACCGGCAGATGAAATGATCGCCGACCAGCTGCGCACCCGCTCAAAGTCCACCTTTTTGGTGGCCAACAAGGTCGATGGGGTCAACCCGGATATCGCTCTGGCGCCTTTCTACGAGCTGGGCATTGGTGAACTGTTCCCCACCACGGCCACCCATGGCCGCGGTGTGCGCAGCCTGATGCAGCGCGTGGTGGAAGACCTGCCGGAGCCTGCGGCAGAAGAAGAGCCTGAAGAGGCCACCGGAATCAAGATCGCTATCGTCGGGCGCCCCAACGTGGGTAAATCTACCCTGGTCAACCGCCTGTTGGGCGAGGACCGTGTAGTGGTTTACGACCAGCCCGGCACTACCCGCGACAGTGTCTACATCAATTACGAGCGCGATGAAAAGCCTTACACATTGATCGATACCGCAGGTATCCGCCGACGCAAGAACATTAAGGAATCGGTGGAGAAGTTCTCCATCGTCAAAACCCTGCAGGCGGTGGAAGACGCCAATGTGGTGGTGCTGGTGATCGATGCTCGCGAGGGTCTGGTAGATCAGGATATGCACCTGATGGGCAGTGTGATCCAGGCGGGGCGCGCGCTGGTAGTGGCGTTAAACAAGTGGGATGGCCTGGAGGCGGAGCACCGCGACTATGTCAAAGCGGAGCTGGAGCGCCGTCTGCGCTTTGTTGAATTTGCCGATGTGCATTTTATCTCCGCGCTGCATGGCACTGGTGTTGGCCATTTGTACGAGTCTATCGAGGCTGCCTATCAGAGTGCCACAGATAAGCTTTCCACCAATCACCTCACGCGCATCCTGCAGTGGGCGGTAAGTGAGCACCAACCACCTCTGGTGCACGGACACCGTATCAAACTGCGTTACGCACACGCCGGTGGTCAGAACCCGCCGGTAATCGTGATTCACGGCAACCAGACCGAACAGGTACCGGGGCACTATGTGCGTTACCTGGAAAAGACTTTCCGCAAGGCTTTGGAATTGCACGGAACACCGGTGAAGATCGAATTCCGCACTGGTGACAACCCTTATGCGGGTAAGAAAAACAAACTGAGTGATCGCCAGAAGGCCAAGAAGCGCCGCCTGATGAAGTTTGTGAAAAAGAAAAAATAA
- a CDS encoding NAD-dependent succinate-semialdehyde dehydrogenase, translated as MLELKNPALLRTQSYINGQWIDADSGATFDVKDPATGKVVASVADLGAAETRRAIEAASAAWSDWAATTVKERAKLLRRWYNLVIENTEDLARILTAEQGKPLSEARTEIVYGANYIEWFAEEAKRVYGDVIAPPANDRRIVVIKQPVGVTCSITPWNFPNAMIARKMAPALAAGCPFIAKPAQETPLSALALAVLAEEAGIPAGIFSIVAGSSAKDIGAEMTKNPLVRKFTFTGSTAVGKQLQAQCAETMKKTSMELGGNAPFIVFDDADLDEAVKGAIVCKYRNAGQTCVCANRIFVQEGVYEAFAEKFAKAVNELTMGNGFEEGTDIGPMITIKAVEKVEELVEDALQKGAKTLVSGGPGSMGDQFYAPIILGDATEKMNLFKEEIFGPVAPLFKFSTEEEVIRMANDTEFGLASYFYSRDIGRIFRVSEALEYGMVGVNEGIISNEMAPFGGVKESGQGREGSKYGIEDYLEIKYLCIAGMDK; from the coding sequence ATGCTGGAGCTTAAAAATCCTGCGCTGTTGCGCACCCAGTCCTATATCAATGGCCAGTGGATCGATGCCGATTCCGGCGCCACTTTCGATGTCAAAGATCCGGCCACCGGTAAGGTGGTCGCCAGCGTAGCCGATCTTGGCGCTGCGGAAACCCGCCGCGCTATCGAGGCGGCCAGTGCCGCTTGGTCTGATTGGGCCGCCACTACCGTCAAGGAGCGGGCCAAGTTGCTGCGGCGCTGGTACAACCTGGTGATTGAAAACACCGAGGACCTAGCCAGAATTCTCACCGCCGAACAGGGTAAACCTCTTTCCGAGGCCCGCACTGAAATTGTCTATGGCGCCAACTATATCGAGTGGTTTGCGGAAGAGGCCAAACGCGTTTATGGGGATGTCATAGCCCCACCTGCCAACGACCGCCGCATTGTAGTGATCAAGCAGCCCGTAGGGGTCACCTGCTCGATTACACCGTGGAATTTCCCCAACGCCATGATTGCCCGCAAGATGGCACCGGCTCTGGCTGCCGGTTGTCCGTTTATCGCCAAGCCGGCTCAAGAAACGCCGCTATCTGCCCTGGCGCTCGCGGTATTGGCGGAGGAAGCGGGTATCCCTGCTGGTATTTTCAGTATTGTCGCAGGGTCATCGGCCAAGGATATTGGTGCCGAGATGACCAAAAACCCCCTGGTACGTAAGTTTACCTTCACCGGTTCCACGGCCGTGGGCAAGCAGCTGCAGGCCCAGTGCGCAGAAACCATGAAGAAAACTTCTATGGAGCTGGGTGGCAATGCGCCGTTTATTGTCTTTGACGATGCGGACTTAGATGAAGCAGTGAAAGGCGCCATCGTCTGCAAGTACCGCAATGCGGGGCAAACCTGTGTCTGCGCCAATCGGATCTTTGTTCAGGAAGGGGTGTATGAGGCCTTCGCAGAAAAATTTGCCAAGGCGGTGAATGAATTGACGATGGGCAACGGCTTCGAGGAGGGAACAGATATTGGCCCCATGATTACCATCAAGGCGGTAGAAAAGGTAGAGGAGTTAGTGGAAGACGCCCTGCAAAAAGGTGCGAAAACCCTAGTGTCTGGCGGCCCTGGCTCTATGGGAGACCAGTTTTATGCCCCCATAATATTGGGCGATGCCACAGAGAAGATGAATCTGTTCAAAGAGGAAATCTTTGGTCCGGTAGCACCCCTGTTCAAGTTTTCCACAGAAGAAGAGGTGATTCGTATGGCCAACGATACTGAGTTCGGTCTCGCCTCCTATTTTTACTCCCGTGATATCGGCCGGATCTTCCGGGTATCAGAAGCTTTGGAATATGGCATGGTAGGGGTTAATGAAGGCATCATCTCCAATGAGATGGCTCCATTTGGCGGTGTGAAAGAATCAGGACAGGGGCGGGAAGGTTCCAAATACGGTATCGAGGATTACCTGGAAATAAAATATCTGTGTATTGCAGGTATGGATAAATAA
- the tsaA gene encoding tRNA (N6-threonylcarbamoyladenosine(37)-N6)-methyltransferase TrmO — MVVEPIARVHSCFGEKFGVPRQPLLADASRASIELLPPLNVADAVAGLEENSHIWVVFQFHQAAGQWSAKVRPPRLGGNKKLGVLATRSPFRPNNIGLSVVRLLEVRTSPKVELIVGGADLVDGTPVLDIKPYVPYADALHHAESAFADAAPALIPVNIPEKILHQARAYEDDWGTDLPRLIEQVLAQDPRPAYQKSDPQRIYGMALCGFNLCWRYTENGIEVVSLESL, encoded by the coding sequence ATGGTTGTTGAGCCCATAGCCCGTGTGCACTCTTGCTTTGGTGAAAAATTTGGCGTTCCCCGGCAACCACTGCTCGCCGATGCCAGTCGGGCCAGTATCGAACTGTTACCGCCCCTGAATGTAGCGGATGCGGTAGCAGGGCTCGAGGAAAACAGCCATATCTGGGTTGTCTTTCAGTTTCACCAGGCCGCAGGTCAATGGTCCGCCAAGGTGCGCCCCCCACGACTGGGCGGCAATAAAAAACTCGGTGTACTCGCCACACGCTCCCCCTTTCGCCCCAATAATATCGGCCTTTCGGTGGTACGTTTATTGGAGGTACGAACCTCGCCAAAAGTCGAATTAATTGTTGGCGGAGCCGATCTGGTGGATGGCACGCCAGTTTTGGATATAAAGCCCTACGTACCCTATGCGGATGCCCTGCACCATGCTGAAAGTGCCTTTGCCGATGCCGCCCCGGCATTAATCCCAGTAAATATCCCTGAAAAGATCCTTCATCAGGCCAGAGCTTATGAAGATGACTGGGGCACAGATCTGCCCAGGTTAATTGAACAGGTACTGGCCCAGGACCCCAGGCCCGCCTATCAGAAAAGTGATCCACAGCGCATTTATGGTATGGCTCTGTGTGGTTTTAATTTGTGTTGGCGCTATACGGAAAATGGGATTGAGGTGGTGTCACTGGAGTCTTTGTGA
- a CDS encoding MBL fold metallo-hydrolase, with the protein MSVRETFNYQGLEAIRVGRLNMGINTTFVVYRLNGTVIDTGPSNQWKYVKPFIENTPLKQLLLTHHHEDHSGNAGAIQKLTGVQAFAPDLTIGILKRGFRIPPMQKLFWGTAGKAEVAPLPEDIRIGIEKVQPLFSPGHAKDMTCYLLPERGWLFSADLFIANYLKFLRIDEDIPTLLNSIKNVLGHSFKVILCPHRGVVEDGWQQLNQKYEYLLNISAEAQQLEQQGLPLEQITLRLLGKEGLVSVLTGYNFCKRNLIASCLNVDLNSMARF; encoded by the coding sequence ATGTCAGTAAGAGAAACGTTTAACTATCAGGGCCTGGAAGCAATTCGTGTAGGTCGTCTGAATATGGGGATCAACACGACCTTTGTCGTGTATAGGCTTAATGGCACGGTAATAGATACTGGCCCCAGCAACCAATGGAAATATGTTAAGCCGTTTATTGAGAATACACCGCTAAAACAACTATTACTTACTCACCACCACGAGGATCACAGTGGTAACGCCGGTGCTATCCAAAAGCTCACCGGCGTGCAGGCTTTTGCTCCGGACTTAACTATTGGGATATTAAAAAGGGGCTTTCGTATCCCCCCCATGCAAAAACTTTTTTGGGGAACTGCCGGAAAAGCCGAAGTGGCGCCACTACCAGAGGATATACGTATCGGCATAGAGAAAGTGCAACCTTTGTTTAGCCCAGGTCATGCCAAAGATATGACTTGCTACCTGTTGCCAGAGCGCGGCTGGTTGTTCAGTGCGGATTTATTTATCGCCAATTACTTAAAGTTTCTGCGTATCGACGAAGATATTCCCACCCTGTTAAACAGTATTAAAAATGTACTGGGCCACTCCTTCAAAGTGATTCTCTGCCCACATAGAGGGGTTGTGGAGGATGGCTGGCAGCAGTTGAACCAGAAATATGAGTACTTGCTAAATATTTCTGCAGAAGCCCAGCAGCTCGAACAGCAGGGGCTTCCTTTAGAGCAGATCACTCTGCGCTTGCTGGGAAAAGAGGGCTTGGTTAGCGTTTTAACTGGCTACAACTTTTGTAAGAGGAACCTAATTGCCTCTTGTTTAAACGTTGATTTAAATAGTATGGCCCGCTTTTAA
- a CDS encoding trans-aconitate 2-methyltransferase, protein MTSEKSTRHDKWQAQEYVKASSMQWRQAMEAIQRCSYQGASAILDVGCGDGRITRYLAERLKNGKIIGVDLTEDMIRHARKAHADVPNLAFEQMSADEIQFEKQFDIIFSFSCLHWVADQKKVWGGFYKYLKENGKIVVGFQVDHENFWDTVYEFQNSTQWQPYFENFLNPYNHYTLNEMRNYIEEAGFYLPRIDEIHHVENFDTRDTLTAFFLSWVPQFRHLQNPQRKEFSQQVMDAYYQKIHPVMRKHAGVRIKRFIIEANK, encoded by the coding sequence ATGACCTCAGAGAAATCCACCAGACACGACAAATGGCAGGCCCAAGAGTATGTGAAGGCCTCCTCCATGCAGTGGCGACAGGCCATGGAAGCCATCCAGCGCTGCAGCTATCAAGGGGCCAGCGCTATCCTCGATGTGGGCTGTGGCGATGGCAGAATTACCCGCTATCTGGCCGAGCGCCTCAAGAATGGCAAAATTATCGGTGTGGACCTCACTGAAGATATGATTCGCCACGCCCGCAAAGCCCACGCCGACGTACCCAACCTCGCCTTCGAGCAGATGAGTGCCGATGAAATTCAGTTTGAAAAGCAGTTCGATATTATTTTTTCTTTCAGCTGCCTGCACTGGGTGGCAGACCAGAAAAAAGTCTGGGGTGGATTTTACAAATACTTAAAAGAAAATGGGAAAATTGTGGTTGGCTTCCAGGTTGACCACGAAAATTTCTGGGACACGGTGTACGAATTCCAAAATAGTACTCAGTGGCAACCTTACTTTGAGAATTTTCTCAATCCCTACAATCACTATACGCTGAACGAAATGCGCAATTATATTGAGGAGGCTGGATTTTACCTCCCCAGGATCGATGAAATTCATCATGTGGAAAACTTTGACACCCGAGACACACTCACAGCGTTTTTCTTATCTTGGGTGCCTCAATTTCGGCACCTGCAAAACCCACAAAGAAAAGAATTCTCCCAGCAAGTGATGGATGCCTACTACCAAAAAATACATCCAGTAATGCGCAAGCATGCTGGGGTACGGATCAAGCGGTTTATTATAGAAGCTAATAAATAA
- a CDS encoding GFA family protein translates to MKLNGSCHCQSVRFSLQCEQPYPFTRCYCSICRKAAGGGGYAVNLGGDYQSLVIKGKEFISVYQAVLRDESGSSTTSPAQRHFCSRCGSALWLWDPRWPDLVHPFASAIDTELPIPPERTHVMLAFAKAWVEPDIRAEDKQFDEYPDESLAEWHQRHNL, encoded by the coding sequence GTGAAACTCAATGGTTCCTGCCACTGCCAATCGGTGCGTTTTAGTCTCCAATGTGAACAACCCTACCCATTTACCCGTTGCTACTGTTCGATTTGCCGCAAGGCAGCTGGGGGAGGGGGTTATGCCGTGAATCTGGGTGGGGACTATCAGTCGCTGGTGATTAAGGGGAAGGAGTTTATTTCAGTGTATCAGGCGGTATTGCGCGACGAATCTGGTAGCAGTACCACCAGCCCAGCACAGCGCCATTTCTGTTCTCGCTGTGGCAGTGCGCTTTGGCTGTGGGATCCCCGCTGGCCCGATCTGGTCCACCCATTTGCCTCTGCGATAGATACTGAACTGCCCATACCGCCTGAGCGTACCCATGTGATGTTGGCTTTTGCCAAAGCCTGGGTAGAGCCGGATATTAGAGCCGAGGACAAACAATTTGATGAGTATCCAGATGAGTCACTGGCAGAGTGGCATCAACGCCATAATTTATAA
- a CDS encoding di-heme oxidoredictase family protein, with protein sequence MISKRHLLPISLAISALTFTAPPVLADFGSKHDKHRVPKSARKGPRPPRQQPFDFSAIFNTVQILEAGAVEIHLGGHINQAELETMDPIEAYVHAFEEGDELFEINYNALDGVGVNVGNGKRFTSFPRPDLRGPMAWANILPHRATGPNGDSCISCHNVPVADGGGGVNDNVIRMDPERKQKGFIERNSPHLFGMGAVQLVAEEMTTELQSLRDQAVADSCASGESASVEIAAKGVSFGEISVSCENVNYDNLAGIDTDLIVRPFEWKGLTGFVRAFVRGAAHQELGMQATELVGDADSDFDSITNELSVGDITALTIYNAAQPRPVTKIELNSVIDTLNEEEKETYGLPLSEADIASIQNGEEIFSSISCASCHSPEMEVASPVFYEPSKHASYRDETYPAGNIAGLPTTSLQFNLLTDILDNPQELPSGQTLGQFEESENGGAIVRLYGDLKRHDMGRALAEEFDEGNVGASVFLTENLWGVGSTAPYLHDGRATTMTEAVLFHGGEAQSSKEQFEALSDAEKADLLKFLDNLVLYLAP encoded by the coding sequence ATGATTTCAAAAAGACACTTATTGCCTATTTCCCTGGCAATATCAGCTCTAACATTTACTGCACCACCAGTCCTTGCGGATTTTGGTTCTAAACACGATAAACATCGGGTGCCCAAGAGCGCTAGAAAGGGCCCTCGACCGCCAAGGCAACAACCCTTTGATTTCAGTGCGATCTTTAACACCGTACAAATTCTGGAAGCCGGTGCTGTAGAAATACATCTCGGTGGCCATATTAACCAGGCCGAACTAGAAACCATGGATCCTATCGAGGCCTATGTTCATGCTTTCGAAGAAGGCGATGAGCTATTTGAGATAAATTACAACGCCCTCGACGGAGTGGGCGTTAATGTCGGTAACGGCAAGCGCTTCACCAGTTTCCCTCGCCCAGATCTCAGGGGCCCAATGGCCTGGGCCAATATTTTGCCCCACCGGGCAACAGGTCCCAACGGCGATTCCTGCATCAGCTGTCACAATGTCCCCGTTGCTGATGGCGGTGGTGGTGTGAACGACAATGTGATCCGAATGGACCCTGAGCGTAAACAAAAAGGTTTCATTGAGCGTAACTCCCCTCACCTGTTCGGCATGGGTGCAGTGCAGCTGGTGGCTGAAGAAATGACCACCGAATTACAAAGCCTAAGGGATCAAGCCGTCGCTGACAGCTGTGCCTCTGGTGAAAGTGCCAGCGTGGAGATTGCAGCCAAAGGAGTGAGCTTTGGAGAAATTTCCGTCTCCTGTGAAAATGTCAACTATGACAATCTCGCCGGTATTGATACAGACCTCATTGTTCGTCCCTTTGAGTGGAAAGGCTTAACGGGTTTCGTGCGGGCCTTTGTTCGCGGAGCCGCGCACCAGGAGCTTGGTATGCAGGCCACCGAACTGGTAGGCGATGCTGATAGTGACTTCGACTCCATCACCAATGAGCTGAGCGTCGGGGATATTACCGCATTGACGATCTACAATGCCGCACAACCGCGACCAGTCACCAAGATTGAGCTGAACAGCGTGATTGATACCCTGAATGAGGAAGAAAAAGAAACCTACGGTTTACCACTCAGTGAGGCGGACATTGCCAGCATTCAGAATGGTGAGGAAATTTTCTCTTCCATCAGCTGCGCCTCGTGTCACTCCCCCGAGATGGAGGTCGCCTCACCTGTATTTTATGAACCCTCGAAGCACGCCAGCTATCGCGATGAGACCTATCCCGCAGGCAATATTGCCGGGCTACCCACCACTTCACTGCAATTTAACCTGCTGACAGACATTCTCGATAACCCTCAGGAGCTGCCCTCCGGTCAGACGCTGGGTCAATTCGAGGAATCTGAAAATGGTGGAGCGATTGTGCGGCTCTATGGCGACCTGAAACGACACGACATGGGCCGGGCCCTTGCTGAGGAGTTCGATGAAGGTAATGTAGGAGCCTCTGTATTCCTCACCGAAAACCTATGGGGAGTAGGCTCCACAGCACCCTATCTGCATGATGGCCGCGCCACCACTATGACAGAAGCTGTTCTCTTTCACGGTGGAGAGGCACAATCCAGTAAGGAGCAATTTGAAGCCCTTAGCGATGCCGAAAAAGCCGATCTGCTGAAATTCCTGGATAACCTGGTGCTCTACTTGGCCCCATAG
- a CDS encoding NAD-dependent epimerase/dehydratase family protein, whose translation MRKVLVLGGDGFCGWPTSLHLSDAGYEVIIVDDFSRRKTDIELEVESLTPIRPLGERLRVWQDVSGRNIRHVAITIGKEYHKLLELLITEKPDAIVHFAEQRSAPYSMKSSSHRRLTVNNNLSATNDVLAAIVESKLDIHLVHLGTMGVYGYGTAEMKIPEGYLKVQVEEDGECRSREILYPSNPGSIYHMTKAQDQLLFAFYNKNDGLRITDLHQGIVWGTQTSQTRRDQYLINRFDYDGDYGTVLNRFLMQAAINYPLTVHGTGGQKRAFIHIQDTCRCIQLAIEHPPENRDRVKILNQMTEIHRVRDLAKLIADKTGVDIAYVDNPRKESAENDLLAVNDQLLEMGLRPITLNEELLTEVEQVAKKYSGRCDQRKIPCLSKW comes from the coding sequence GTGAGAAAAGTACTGGTTCTTGGCGGGGATGGATTCTGTGGGTGGCCAACATCTCTTCATCTTTCTGATGCAGGCTATGAAGTTATCATTGTTGATGATTTTTCCAGAAGGAAAACAGATATAGAGCTTGAAGTAGAGTCTCTGACCCCGATTCGGCCTTTAGGGGAGAGACTTAGGGTTTGGCAGGATGTGTCGGGCCGAAATATTCGGCATGTTGCAATTACTATCGGTAAAGAATATCACAAGCTGCTAGAGCTGTTGATTACCGAGAAACCCGACGCGATTGTGCATTTCGCAGAGCAGCGTTCAGCGCCTTATTCAATGAAATCCTCAAGTCATAGACGTTTGACGGTTAATAATAATTTGAGTGCGACTAACGATGTTCTTGCCGCAATTGTAGAAAGTAAATTGGATATACATCTTGTTCACCTGGGTACTATGGGGGTTTATGGATACGGTACTGCCGAGATGAAGATTCCGGAAGGATATCTTAAGGTACAGGTTGAAGAGGATGGTGAGTGTAGGAGTAGAGAGATACTATACCCATCTAATCCCGGGTCTATCTATCATATGACCAAAGCACAGGATCAGTTGTTGTTTGCTTTTTACAATAAAAATGATGGGTTGCGTATTACTGATTTACACCAGGGTATTGTTTGGGGAACTCAAACCTCTCAAACTCGCCGAGATCAATATCTTATCAATCGATTTGATTATGATGGGGATTATGGCACTGTACTAAATCGCTTCCTAATGCAGGCGGCGATTAACTATCCTCTAACTGTCCATGGGACTGGTGGACAGAAGCGCGCGTTTATTCACATTCAGGATACCTGTCGCTGTATTCAGTTGGCTATTGAGCATCCTCCAGAAAACCGGGATCGAGTCAAAATACTGAATCAGATGACTGAGATACACCGCGTCAGGGATTTGGCCAAGTTGATAGCAGACAAAACGGGGGTGGATATAGCCTATGTGGATAACCCAAGAAAAGAATCTGCAGAGAATGACTTATTGGCTGTTAATGATCAGTTGCTGGAGATGGGGTTGCGACCAATTACCCTAAACGAGGAACTTCTTACTGAAGTAGAGCAGGTGGCAAAAAAGTATTCCGGTCGATGTGATCAAAGAAAAATACCTTGTTTGTCAAAGTGGTAA
- a CDS encoding glycosyltransferase family 1 protein codes for MKILIATDTYPKQLNGVSRVLEKTIKELSTRGHEIKLLSVDDFKYIPWPGYHEIRIAIFPGSRLARIVDEFSPDAIHIMTEGPIGISMRRYCKKRGLRFTTSWLSRLSEYVSLRYKIPVKWLHKLLVNFHQAAAQTMVTTASMEAEAKDLGINRIVRWRRGVELDKFHPVKTDIFAGLPRPILLSVGRVAVEKSLDRFLSINIPGTKVVVGDGPQLSALKKTFPEAIYLGVKEGDELTECYSGADVFVFPSLTDTFGLVNLEALACGLPIAAYPVTGPRDIIGDAPVGAMDNDLRVAIQRALSCKADDCIARAKTFCWDLATEDFLKNLVPVNMEQPLVADY; via the coding sequence ATGAAAATATTAATTGCTACGGATACTTATCCAAAGCAGCTCAATGGTGTGTCGCGGGTTCTTGAGAAAACGATAAAAGAATTATCTACACGAGGGCATGAGATTAAGCTTTTGTCAGTGGATGACTTTAAATATATCCCTTGGCCAGGGTACCATGAAATAAGAATTGCCATATTCCCCGGATCTCGACTTGCCCGTATTGTGGATGAATTCTCCCCTGATGCCATTCATATTATGACCGAGGGACCAATTGGTATCTCAATGCGTAGGTATTGCAAAAAAAGGGGGTTAAGATTTACCACTTCCTGGCTTTCCAGATTGTCTGAGTATGTTTCCCTGCGTTATAAAATCCCAGTGAAGTGGCTGCATAAGTTATTAGTTAATTTCCATCAGGCAGCAGCACAAACGATGGTAACTACTGCAAGTATGGAGGCCGAAGCCAAGGATTTGGGGATCAACAGGATAGTGCGCTGGCGTCGGGGAGTGGAGTTAGACAAGTTCCACCCTGTTAAAACAGATATATTTGCAGGCTTGCCCAGGCCGATTCTGTTAAGCGTTGGCCGTGTTGCTGTAGAGAAATCACTGGATAGGTTTTTATCTATCAACATCCCTGGAACCAAGGTGGTGGTAGGAGATGGCCCCCAGCTAAGTGCTTTAAAGAAAACATTTCCAGAAGCTATCTATTTGGGCGTAAAAGAAGGGGATGAGCTAACAGAGTGTTATTCTGGGGCGGATGTATTTGTATTTCCGTCTCTAACAGATACTTTCGGCTTAGTGAACCTAGAGGCGCTTGCCTGCGGCCTACCAATTGCCGCTTATCCAGTTACGGGTCCAAGGGATATCATTGGTGATGCACCTGTTGGCGCTATGGATAATGATCTAAGGGTGGCAATTCAAAGAGCCCTTTCCTGTAAAGCGGATGATTGTATTGCCAGGGCAAAAACCTTTTGTTGGGATTTGGCTACTGAGGATTTTCTCAAAAATCTGGTGCCTGTCAATATGGAGCAACCATTAGTGGCTGATTATTGA